The segment GTAACGATGATTCCGAATGGAATTGATCGATCACCGGTTGTTCAGCGAAAGCCACACGAGACCGTACGTTTCGTTTTCTTGAGCCGGTTACACAAGAAGAAAGCGGTCGCGGAATTGGTCATGGCGTTCTGTCAGTCGCCTTTGAAGAACAACCCAAACGTTGAGCTTGTCGTCGCCGGACCTGATGAGGGCGAACTGGACAGGATTACTGAGTGCATTCGAACTACGCAGACGGACAATGTCGTAGTCCCCGGTGCGATCTTCGGCGATAAGAAATTCGGCCTACTTGAATCGTCCGACTTTTTCGTTCTCCCCTCTCACAGCGAAGGCTTTCCTTCCTCGGTTGTCGAAGCCATGGGACGTGGTTGCATCCCGATCATTTCAGATGGCTGCAATTTCCCCGAAGCAAAAGCACTTACGATCAGTGCATCACCAGATATCGATAGCATTAAGAACGCCTTGATGACCGCAGCGAATTTGAAGCCAGACAAAGTCTCCAAGTGGTCGTCAGAAGCTGCTGACTTTATTAGAGCAAATTACACGGTTGACAAAATTGCTTATCAGCAATTGGAGCTGCTTTGCCGCCTAACCAACTCACCTCTTGCAAAGCAGCCCTGCAATGTAGAGAGCCAAACGCATGTCGTTTGAAAACATCGGCCAGAAAGAGATTCAACGACTCGACCGGTTTCACAGCAATCTTTCAATCTGGAACCGATTGGAAAGATCGGCCTGGGGCATCACATGGCTGATCTTTTTTCGCCCATCCCCAAGAATCGCATTCCGATGGCGACGGTTTCTGCTGCGGTGCTATGGCGCGACAATTGGCGAAAACGTTCGAATCTACAACTCTGCATCAATCTTCTTGCCTCGCAATCTGACGCTTGCGGCGCATTGTGTGATTGGCCCCCGAGTGGACGTCTACTGCGTAGCTTCGATCGACTGCGGCGAGCACGTGATGGTCTCGCAAAATGTTGAGCTATGTGCAGCAACACATGATTACCGCCAAGTAGATCTGCCACTTGTTGCCTCGCCAATTCGCATCGAACCTGAGTCGTGGGTGTGCGCGTCGGCATTCATTGGCCCGGGTGTCACGATTGGACGCGGCGCCGTTGTGGGGGCAAGATCTGTCGTGTTTAAAGATGTGGCCAGCGAGGACATTGTCGCGGGCAACCCGGCGAAGCGAATCCGCTCACGCACAGAACAGAAGTCCGCTGGTGGATCAGGAACGTAACTCAGTGACGACCGCCAGCAATCCAAAACATGCCATGGCTGTTCCAGCGACAGCACGCAATGGCAATTCAGATCGCGCGAGGTTCTCACTTGATTCACGTGTTCAAACGCCGGTGCTATTTTGGAGTGTCATTTTTTTCGGCGTGCTACCGTTCTTGATCAAGTATTGCGCGGCAATGTGGAATCAAGATTTGTACCAGTACTTCCCGTTCCTGCTGATTGCGGTGTTCGGGTTGGCCTACCTACGATTCGATCGTCGCGTCTACTTACCGACGGGCCTTGGGGCACATCTTGCCATTCTGGCCGCGATTTGTTTCTTGGTTCCTGCCGCGATGTTGCAGTCGAGCTGGTTGGGCGCGATCGCTTTCATCTTTTTGACCGCAGCGTTTTTAGGGTCGCAACGAGCAAGGGACGGTCGATCACTGCTGTATCTTGCAGTACCGATGGTCATGTTCTTGCGTGCCCCATTGCTGGCCACGTACACCGTGATGAATCGACTGCAATTGATAACCACTGACTTGTCCAGCATCTTGCTGGATGTAGTTGGCGTTTTGCACAATCAGTCGACAAACACAATCGAACTCGTTTCGAAAAACTTGTTTGTGGCAGAAGCCTGCAGCGGTGTGCAGTCATTGTTCACGATCTGCTTTTTGGCGCTGGTGGTGCTAGTCTATCAACGCCGATCATTGATACTGACGCCGCTTTACCTTGGGATTGCGTTTCTGTTTGCGATTGCCGGAAACGTGATTCGAGTCACTTCGATCGCGATTGCCGAAGAATGGTTTCGCGTCGATATCACAACAGGGCTTCGACATGAATTGATCGGCTATCTCTGTCTAGCGATCGCGGCCGGGATGCTGGTGTCATTTGACCATTTGATCGGATTATTGCCTTTTGCGACACGGACCCAGCAAAGTGCGACCACGACCGACACGGAAGGCTTGGTCCAGGCAAATGCCGAGTCAGAATTTTCAATCGGGCACGGGTTACGCGGGATGCGAATTGGCCAAGTGGTACCTGTTGCGATTATCGTGTTGTGCGGACTTGCGATGATCACTCAGTATGCGTTGAGTGAAACGGATGTGCGTCCCGTGGTGGCAACCAACCAGGTCCTCTATGAACCGTCCCCCAGTTTCCTTAGCGGAGCAGGTGCCCCCGTTCGCGTTGTATCGCACGAAGTCAATCGAGACTCTCACGGCGATCGCAACGCAAGACACGGAATGAATTCGGACGTGTGGCGTTGTGGCATCGGGTCGCAATCTGGTCAATTCGTTTTGAGCCAGCCGTACATGGGGTGGCACGAGTTGACGATTTGCTACAAGGTTCAAAACTGGACCATGACAGCTCGCAATGCCGTCTCGGTTGCCGGCGAACAGGAACCTGTGGTCGTTGCCGATTTCCTGTCGGACAACGGCGTGCACGGCTGTTTGGTTTTCTCGGGCGTCAACTCGAACGGAAAACTTCCGCGGACGCCTGGTCATTCGCCGTATGCTCGCATTTTGGCGCCCGTCTATCCGTTGATCATGGATGACTTTGCCGAAACGTCGGGGAGTGCCCAAACGTTAATGCTGCAGTACTGGATGGCTCAGCCGCAACCGATCAATGAAGCCGACAAACAAAATGCTGTCGACGCGATGGTCAAGATTCGTCGGCATACCGCAAAAGAGATCGAAAAAACGTTTGTCGAGTCACTCTCGCAGCGGTGAACCCGAAAACTAACGCGATGCATTCTCCCCCCATGACGGAACACGACACCGCAAACGCAAACGCAAACGTCACGCTGCCTTCCAATGCGTCAGCAATAGAAGACAAACGAGACCTGAGGTATGCGTTGGCGACCATGGCTTTTGCAGCTTTGGTTGCCGCCGTTTTGCTTTACGGCGGATGGTGGCGTCAAGCCAGACTGCCGGCCAAGTACGAGGCTCTGCATGACGCTGCGGAGGCAGACTACGAACAGCAACTTGCCATCCCTGCTGCTGATCGCGACCCTGATGTGTTTTTTACGCTAGGATCGCGCGTCGATGTTTTATCACGACGTCTGTATCGGTATTCGATTGACCCGAGTCGCCAGTGGCAGCGTTCAGAGTTTCTGCGTGCCCACGCTCATCGACTTAGCCGGCTTGTTCAATCGCCGGATGACTGGTCCGATCCCGCACTTCTTGAAGACGCAGCGCAGCGCATTGGCGGATACTTGCGTGATTCGCAAGAGATGGCCGAGAAGGTGCTTCGATCAAATTCGATCTACAGCAGCGACGCCAACCTACGCCGCATCGAAGACGCCTTAGCGAACTCGTCGTTGGATCAAACACAGATCAACGAGTATCGCGAGCTCCTCGACTCAGTCATCTTGCAGGCCGATGATCATCGACGTTCTGCAGACTCAGGCTCGAAAGATCAAGATTTCCAAAAACGGTCACGACTAACGCGCCGCCGCGCTGCGTTGCTATCAGGAATCCTACTTTTTGAATCGGCATGGGATGACGCACCTAATGATTCTCCCTTGATTGCCAACCAGCAATCCATCGATCGTGCAGTCCTCGAGCTAACGGAACTGCGATCGTCACTTACAGACGAGAACGACGTCGGGAATCGGTTGCTCGACACCATCGCGTTGGCACTTCGATCTCAACTAGATCCCACACAACCTCAAGATCCGCCGGAAGACGAAGTCTCGAACCACGACGACTTTTCCGATGCGTTGGCATCGCTTTACACCGAATCAATCATCAGTGATTCCAAATTGAACACATCAACTCATCTGGTAGATTGGTTGCCCGGCTTGGCAGCATGTTGCCTGCAAGAGAACTGGTCGCGGGCTAACGAGTTGATCCGTCGAGCGGGGCGACAAGACGCACTATCGTCGAGTGAAGTTTCATTCATCAGGCGATGGACTGCCAAGTTCATTTGCCGCTTGATGGTTTCGAAAGGGCGTGCGTCTTCGGAGGCATCCGAGGGAGCATCCATGTCGGACGGACTAAGCCTAGCGATCGCAATGGACGCAGGGGGCGACGAAACCTGTTCAATGCTTTACACGATTGCAAGACTGCGTTCGAAAACGGAAAGCCCCAATGTGGAGCCCTCGATCGCGTCAAGGTTTGCTTCAGCAACCGATTCCGCGATGGCAATTCCTAGCCAGCCGGCGAGCTTGGTGTCCGCGATGATCGCGGCCGGGATGGACGCCGACACGGAAAAACAGATCGAAATAGCCGAAACCGCCGAGATGCTACAATCGGATCTTCCGACCCGCGTCGCTTTCGTTGCACTTTGGCGATATAGCGTCGTGGCCCCCCCGGCCAATGTCTCGATCTCAAACGACCAAGCAATCTCAACCAGGGATGATCGTGAAGCCGCAATTTGGAGCCAGATCATTGAGGCACTGATCGATCCGGATGCTCAAGATTCCAGTGGACTCGCCTACTGCCAACTCGCCCAATCTGCTTGGCAGTTTCACAACAACAAAATTGACGAGTCGTTTAAAAATTTGATCCAGGCTCGCGATAAACTAGGACCGCATCCTATCGTTGGACAACTCGAACGAGCCCACGCTGATCGCAAAATGTCAAAGCTAAATCGCTAGGCTGCCGAGGAAACCCAATTCGCTTTGATCACTTAGTAACGGTTATAGCGGAAAGCGACTTTGAAATCGCGCCGTCGAAGAGCCGGGGCAGAATTTCGAGCTTGTTTTTGAAGGCATGACGTTAGACTAAGAGCCTCTCTCATCAAGCCACACGAATTCCATCTAGCAGAATCATCCGGATGAAAGCTCAACAGCTTACCGAACCTCGGTTTTCTGATCCGAACCAAGGATTAACCGCCTCGGCTCAAACTGAGAACCAAGCGGTCAACATTGCCGATGCAGTGTGGCGTTACCGCTGGGCGGTCGCCCTGCCGGTCATCGTTGGCGCAGTTTGCGGATTGCTGATTTACCTGCAGTTGCCGGAAACCTATCGCAGCACAACTCGTTTGATGATCGAGTCTGACAACAAAGCGATGCTAGAATCGATGAGTGGCGAGGTGATCGGTGGCGTACCAGGCTTGGATATCGTTGAATCTCAACTTTTCAGCGATCGTGTGCTTGCTGCGACGTTCGCGAATCCGCGTATGCGACCGTTTCAAAGCGAATTCGAAAGCCATCAGGCGATGTTCAACGACATCGCTTTAAATTCGCTTGAACTGGAACCGGAGGTTGACGATCTTCGAACAGCGCAGTCGGTGGTGGCATTGTTGCATTTCGAAAGTGACGTCGAAGAGCTTTGCCAACCAGTCGTGCAGTCGTTTAGCGAATCACTGCAAGATTACTACAACGAAAATTACAAAAGCAATCGCGGCGACCTGATCAATCTGATCGCCAAGGGGATGGAACAGCTGCACCCGAAGATGCTTGATCTCGAATCTCGCTATCGCGAATTTCGACGCGATGCGCCATTGGCATGGGACTCCCAAGGCATCGCAATCAATCCGCACCGTGAACGCCAATTGTTTTTGGTGGGTCGCCGCAGTGAAGTGACCGAGAAACTACGAGAGAAGGCGGTCGAAGTTGCCGCGATCGAGTCGATCATTCGGGAATCTAAATCGGACCCGCTGCTGGGTTTGAACATCATCGGCGAACTGCTGGGCAAGAGCTTCACGATGCCCAACTCACAAGGCCGCCTGGAAGACCTGCAACAGGGTGACGCTGAACTGGCGAAGAACAATTTGGCGCAAGAGTTGGTACCGTTGATGATCGAACGCAACAAATTCGAATCGGAATACGGCCCCAGTCACCCTTCGGTCAAGGTACTCGACTCGCAGCTCGAAACGATGCGTAGCGAGTTGCAACGATTGGTCGAAGAGAAAACCACTCGCGTGATGACGTTGATGAGTGAGTCGCTGGCGGATCCACGCGAGCGAGCCATTGAAGCAGTCAACGCCGTCGTCTTGGCATCGAAAGCACAAGTGGCACTGCTGACATCTCAGGTCAAAGAACTTGACTCGCAAATCGAAGACGAGCGAACCGAAGCCGCGAAATTGGCTCAGTTCGAACAAGAAAACCAAGCTCAACTTCGCGAAATCGAGCGTACTCGCGAATTACTGAATCAGCTCGAAGAACAAATGGCTCGAGTCAATCTGGTTGAAGACGAACGCGGTACGCGAGTCGTCGAGCTAACGGCACCATCGCTGGCATACAAGGTCGGTCCGAGTTTGATCAAAACCGTCGGTGCTGGCAGCATCCTTGGCATTCTGTTGGGATGCGGTCTTGCGATCCTGTTGGAAAAGAACGCCAACACATTCCGCGACCCAGACGAAATCGCCGACATTTTGGGGGTTCCTGTCCTGACCCACATTCCATTCTTCAAAGGCAAGGTGAAGAAGAGTGTGAAGGGCGATATAAATCCGTACGAGAAATTCGACCAATCTCTGGCGGTCGTCCATATGCCGGCGTCGATTCCGGCGGAAGCGATCCGGAGCTGCCGAACGTCAGTCTTCTTTGAATTGACAGGCAGCGGATCATGGGGTTCGGCTGAAAAGTCACCGGGCGGCCGAGTCATTCAAGTGACCAGTCCGCTGCCGGGTGATGGCAAGAGTACGATCGCCGGCAACCTGGCTTGCTCGATCGCGCAAAGTGGTAAGCGAACGCTTGTGATCGACTGTGACCTTCGGCGTCCACAATTGACGGACAACTTCGACATGGCGGACCAGAAAGGTTTGACCGATGTCCTGAACTGCGAGTGCGATGCACTTGACGCTTGTCATGTGACGCCGCTTCGCAACTTGTTCGTGATGCCAAGCGGTGCGATCCCAGCAAACCCAGCAGAAGCTTTGACGTTGCCAGAGATGAGCAACATGATGGAAATGCTTCGCGAGAAGTATGACTACATCTTGCTGGACACTCCACCATTGCTGGTGGTCACTGACCCAAGCATCACGGCTAGCATGGTGGACGGAGTCGTGGTTGCCTTGCGGATTCGGCGCAAGAGTCGGCACAACGCTCGCGAATCAATCAACATCCTACGTTCGGTGAGTGCACGGATTTTGGGCATTGTGATCAACAACTCTGACGAAGCCGGCGCGAGCGACGGATACCGTGGATACGGATATTACCGATACGGTCGACACACCAGTCGCTATTATCGAGCCGGTAAATCCGGAAAGTCGCACAAGCCTTCGCAGCCCTTGATCATCTCCGGCAGGGGATCGAAGCCGCAAGCCAAAGCAACGTCAGCGAAGGCCACATCTGCCCAAGCGGCAACTCCGTCAACGTTGGGGGAATCAACGCTGAAGGATCTTACTGATTAGAAAGCCAAGATTCCTAATGACATCAGCTTCTACAAGCGATCAAACCAGTAAGCCCACACTCTGTGTCACTAGTTTGGATCTTGGCCTGTTCCGGCGGTTCCTCTAGCAACGATTTGCAAGACTTCGCCGCTGAGCTGTCGACTCAGCGAACCACCGCCTCGCCCCCGGCGATCAGCCCTTCGTTACCATCCCTCAGTTATGATGGATCTTTTGTACGGGCCAAATAGTGGCTTACTTCGGCTCAACACCTCCAACTTTGCTCGAACGAATGAACTCGGATGAATCGCTGGCGAGAATTTCTCGACAACTTGATGAGCTGAACAACCCCGGCGACAAGGACAGCTGGCTTACAAACTCATCAGGCATCCGGCTTTGGATCGTTTGTTTGATTCCAACGTTGCCACTGTTGCTGGTCTACCTCTGGGCCTCAGTTCGCACGGCGCCGCTCGCCTACATACCGCTGGCATTTTTGTTGGTTGGACTACTGTATCGGTCGAGAGCCGACAGCCCCGTTGGTCGACCCAAGAAGAAAGCAGACTGGCTTCCGATCGGAATCGGCTTACTGGCGGTTTTGATGGCCGTGCTGCTTTCTTATCCATGGTTTTCGGCCTTTGGTTTCGTCTGCATTGCAGGATCGTTTCTTCGCAGTGTGCGTGGAAGATTGCGTCGAAGTCTGGCATATTTAACCGCACCGCTGATTTCGATTCTGGTGCCACCGTTCCAAATCGACGACCTAATCGTGAACTGGGCACACCGTAAAACGACATGGATTGCGAGTATCTTTTTGGATTTCCTAGAAATCCCTCACGCAATCGACGGCAGTGTGATCCAGCTTTTCGAACTTGAAGTCCTTGCCAGCGAAGTCAATGGCGGATTCCTGTCGATCTTCTGCCTCTTTTTCATCGCGTGCAGTTTGATGGCTTGGAAACGCGTCAGTCTATGGCTGTTACCGGCCTACGCGATTGCGGCACTGGCTACCACCATTTTGGTCAATGCATCGCGAGTCACCTTTCACATATTCGCAATTGAATCACTCGAAATCGACGAAGCGGTTAGCTGGTTGCCGATCGCGGCCGCGGCCACCGCTGGAATCGCAGCGATTGCAATTCTCTACTCGTTTCACCACCTAATCACAGCGTTTTTTCACTTCGTTGAACCCAACCAAGACGCAAACGTGAACCCGATCGTTCAAGGCTTCAATAAGCTTTCGTACATGAACGAGAACCGAGCATTCGAAGAAATGTCACAATATCGATCACGTGAAGGCCGTGATGAGGCTGTCCCGATTGCCAGCACAGCGTGGATGGGCCTGGTTGGAATTGGCGCACTGCTTGCACTGCTTTCGGTCGTCCAAGTGTTTCGATCGCCAATCGTATCGGACGACAAACTAGTAGCAACCAAGGTACTCCTTGCACCGGACGAAAATTTCTTTAACGCAGTCAAGATTCAGGCCGCAAAGATCGAATCGCATTCGCTCACGATGACGGAACAAAACAATGGTCCTGAACTGCGAAGCGATTCGTGGGAAGGCACATTCGGCGATGCACAACTAAAGATTCAAATCACTCAGCCATTGGTTGGGTGGTGGGAGCTGTCCAATGGATATCGTCAACTGGGCTGGGAAGTGCTTGACCGAGATACCGTTGCTGCAACCGAAGATGGAATTGAATCCGATAAAGACGCACTTTCAAAGCCGTTCATTTACGCGCGCCTTCGCCAGCAAGAGCCTGAACTACTGCAAAGCTACCTGTTCTTTTCATCGGTCGATGAGCATGGCAAGATCGGTGAAGCGCCGACCGGATTCGAATCATTGCTGAAGCGACTCAAACGCAGAATGGGCTTTGGCAATCGCGAGACGGCGGTTGCGATGATTCAGATGTGGGTAATATCGAAAGACCGCCTATCATCGTCTGACCTGCTGGAACTGCGACTTGCGTTCGTCAAGTATCGCAGCACCCTTTCCGACGCTTTGAAATCAAGCAAAAATCAGGTCGGAATTCCCGACAAGATCGACATCGAAATCGACAGCATCGAGACCACGTTTCCCAACGAGATAACGCCATGACCGAATATTTGAATCCAGTGAAGTGGATGCGGTGGGCAAGCCAATTCACATCGAACTGGTTTCTATCGTTGCCGGTACGCGATCTTCCCAAGGCTGCTTTGGCGGTTGCCGTTCTTGGCCTATTGGCCATCTGCGCCATCGCCGCCAATTCGGAAAGTTCGGATTGGCGAGGCCGATTGCTGGACCGACAATTGATCTCGGCGTTTGAACGCGACGACTTTGGGACCGCCGAATTGGTCCTAAACCGAAAGATTCGCAAGACACCCGACGACCCACAATTGCTATTTCGACTGGGGCTCGCCAAATACGCTCAAGACGAAAAAGAAACCGCGATCGACCTAATGCGATTGCTGGTGAAGAGCAAACGCCACGACCCAGCGGCGCGATGGCTGCTATTCAACAAGTTCTTGAACAAAGATTGGTCGACGTTTTCCGACGATGACAAGACCGAGTTTGGGCAATTGTTGGCGATGGTCCACAAAGAGGCCCCGAACGAAATCGCGATCAAACAGGTCTATGCTGAATACCTGATTGCATCAAAGGATTACTCAAAAGCAATTCCATTGCTGGACGATCTGTCACGGACACAGCCCATGCGGGGACTGCAAGCAGCTGTATTGGCAAGAGAACAGGGGAACGACGCACTTGCGGACCGACTAGCACGCCGAACGCTTGAATCCGTTGAAAGGTTGTTTGAGGAAGAGCCCAACAATGTCGGCTTGGTGGTAGCGGTTTCGCAGAACCAGATGTTCTTGAATCGCTATGCCGAGGCTGTCCGTACGCTCGAGGCAGGCATCAGTCGCGCAACCAAGGAGGAAGACAAACGCATCCTTTCGGCGAAGATGGGTGACTGTATCGTGATGTGGGTCGGCGAAATCGAAAAAGCGTCAACGACCACTGAAAAAGAACGACTTCGTGTACTGAAAATGTTGCAGGTTGCTCTCGTGTTTGCACCTCAAAACCCACGTGTTTTAACACTGGTTGCCGACAAAGTTTTAGCCACTCTTAACGACGACGACGAACAAATCGCGGCCGTTCGGAACGCATTGGTTAGCGGCAGCTCGCCTGGAATCGCTCACTTTATCCGCGGAACAGCGGCTTTGATGGAAGGTGAGGTCGATCGAGCTCAAACGTCGCTCTCGCTGGCCGCCAAGGAGTTGCCACAAAGCGGAGCGATCCTGAACAACCTGGCCGTCGCTCTTTCAATGCAGAGCGAAGATAACTTGGAGCGAGCCCTGAAGATATCGGATCAAGCGATCCTGCAGACCATCAACGCGACCCCGCACTTCTACGAGACACGTGGTCAGATCCTATTCCGATTGAAACGCTTCAAAGAAGCAATTCCGGATCTCGAGCGTGCCGTTTCGGTTCCAAGCTTGGCCAAGAACGCTCACCTTTCATTAGCCGAATGCTACGAGCAGATTGGCGATGACGAAATCGCAGAAATGCATCTCGAAGCATCCAAGAAAGAGATCTCAGATCCTGCCGAAGAGGTTTCGGAAGCTAACGAGTCCACAGACGGCGAAGCAGAAACAAGTGATGCGGAAGCGGAAACAGCAGAAGCTGAGCTAGAAACAACGGAAACCGAAACCGCTGACGCTGATTCGGCTCAGTGAGTTTTACTCGGTCAGGGTAGTCGACAGACCGGCGACCAGCTTTCGCCTGCATAACTGCACAAAAAAAACGGCCGACTTTTGTCGGCCGTTTTTCGTTCATTACTAGCAAAGTCTTTGCTTAGTACATGTCGTGGTCGCCACCGGTGCCAGCCTTCTTGCCGGCAGGCTTTTCGGCGACCAATGCATCGCTGGTCAACAGCAACGTTGCAACGCTGGCGGCGTTGCTGAGAGCTGTTCGCGTGACCTTCGTTGGGTCGATGACACCAGCCTTGACCATGTCTTCGTAGACGTCGGTCAAAGCGTTGTAGCCATCGTTGCCCTTTCCGGCCAACACTTTCTCGCAAACAATTCCACCGTCTTGACCGGCGTTTTCGGCGATCATGGTCAACGGTGCGCGACAGGCACGGATGACGATGTTGTAGCCAACGATTTGATCTTCGGTCATGTTTTCGGCATGCTTGACGGCTGCAGAAGCACGCAACAACGCGACTCCACCACCCGGCAAAATGCCTTCTTCGACTGCCGCACGCGTTGCGTGCAGAGCGTCTTCGACACGAGCCTTTTTCTCTTTCATTTCGCTTTCGGTCGCAGCACCGACATTGACCTTGGCAACGCCACCGGCCAACTTTGCGAGTCGCTCTTCCAGCTTTTCGCGATCGTAATCGCTGGAGCTGTTTTCGATTTCGCGACGGATTTGGTCGATACGCGCCTTGATGTCAGCGCTCTTACCGCCACCTTCGATGATGGTCGTGTTGTCCTTGTCGACCATGATCTTTTTGGCACGACCGAGCATCGGCAAGTCGACCGTTTCGAGCTTCGTTCCGAGAGCTTCGAAAATCGCTTGACCGCCGGTCAGAATTGCAATGTCTTCCATCATCGCTTTGCGACGATCGCCATAACCAGGTGCCTTGACCGCACAAACGGTGAAGGTGCCACGCAGGCGATTGATGACCAAAGTTGCAAGGGCTTCACCGTCGACATCTTCGGCGATGATCAACAATGGCTTGCCTTGCTGAACAACCTTTTCCAACAGCGGCACCATGTCTTTGATGTTGCTGATCTTCTTTTCAAAGACAAGGATGTAGGCGTCTTCGAGCACGACCGACATTGCTGCTGAATCGGTGACGAAGTACGGCGACAAATAGCCGCGATCGAACTGCATGCCTTCGACCCACTCTTGTTCGGTCTTTAGGCTCTTGCCTTCATCGACGGTGATGACGCCGTCCTTGCCAACCTTGCTCATCGCGTCGGCCAACAAGTCACCGATTTCGCGATCGTTGTTAGCTGCGATTGTGGCAACGTTCGCCATCGCCTCTTTGTCTTTGACCTTGGTCGCCATCTTGTGAAGCTTGTCGGTAATGTCGGCCACAGCGGCTTCGATACCAGCTTTCATTTGGATTGGGTTGACGCCCGCAACGACTGCCTTAAGGCCTTCGTTGAAAACGGCTTCGGCCATCACGGTAGCGGTCGTCGTGCCGTCACCAGCGACATCGCTGGTCTTCGACGCGACTTCGCGGACCATACGGGCACCCATGTTTTCAAAAACGTCGTCGAGCTCAATTTCCTTGGCAACGGTGACGCCGTCCTTGGTGACGGTTGGGCTTCCGAAGCTCTTTTGCAAGATGACGTTACGGCCTTTTGGCCCCAGCGTGACCTTGACGGTACGTGCCAGTTTTGAAACACCGCGGCGAATCGCTTCGCGTGCTTCCTGGTCGAATGCAATGATTTTTGGCATAGGTAGTGATTCTTGCTAAATAGTTTGATGGAGAAATGTGATGACGCGATCGCTAAAACCAGCGACTTACTCGACAACCGCCAAGACGTCGTCTTCACGCATCAGCAGGTATTCGACGTCGTCGATTTCGACTGTTTCGCCGGCATAGCTGCTGAACAGGACCTTGTCGCCATTCTTCAACTGGCTTTCCGCACGGGTGCCGTCATCCAGCAATTTGCCGCTACCGATTGCGACGACAGTGCCGCGGGCTGGCTTTTCGCGAGCCGAATCGGGCAGCACGATACCGCCAGCGGTGGTTTCTTCGCTCTCAACACGTTGAATGACGATTCGCTCGCCCATCGGTTGTAGACGGATATTCGACTTGTTTTTCGTGGCTGTTGCCATCTCCGTGGTACCTTTTCTTGGATGATGCTGAAGGGATGTGAGTGTTTTGTTCATGCGAGGATGCGCACCTTTGGCAGCAGCATCCGCGTGGAGTCGCTAAAGAGCAATCGGTGTGCCAGACGCAATCTTTCAGCTGCAAGTTCTTTCTATTAAACAGCTTACGGCAAAGACGCCTAGTTCGATGGACGTCTGGCAGACCAATTTGGCAGGATCTGATTTCGAACGGCAAATTGGGGCCGCTGATGGCGGAGGCGCAAACTGCCCCACTACTTACCCGCTATTCCAGTTCATCGGTGGCCAAGACATAGGCGGTGGCGTGAGTCCGGCAGGCACCTAGTGAGACATGCAGTTTTTCGATGCCAACTTGGTCGGCCCACTCGGCGGCCATTCCTGATAACAGGATGACGGCGCCTTCGCGCGGGTGGACGGCGACTTCGATGTCGGTCCAGCGGACGCCTTGGTTTCGGCATCGCATCGCCTTCATGGCAGCCTCTTTTGCCGCCCAGCGCCGAGCGAAGTTT is part of the Rubripirellula reticaptiva genome and harbors:
- the groES gene encoding co-chaperone GroES; the encoded protein is MATATKNKSNIRLQPMGERIVIQRVESEETTAGGIVLPDSAREKPARGTVVAIGSGKLLDDGTRAESQLKNGDKVLFSSYAGETVEIDDVEYLLMREDDVLAVVE
- the xrtU gene encoding exosortase U — translated: MNSDESLARISRQLDELNNPGDKDSWLTNSSGIRLWIVCLIPTLPLLLVYLWASVRTAPLAYIPLAFLLVGLLYRSRADSPVGRPKKKADWLPIGIGLLAVLMAVLLSYPWFSAFGFVCIAGSFLRSVRGRLRRSLAYLTAPLISILVPPFQIDDLIVNWAHRKTTWIASIFLDFLEIPHAIDGSVIQLFELEVLASEVNGGFLSIFCLFFIACSLMAWKRVSLWLLPAYAIAALATTILVNASRVTFHIFAIESLEIDEAVSWLPIAAAATAGIAAIAILYSFHHLITAFFHFVEPNQDANVNPIVQGFNKLSYMNENRAFEEMSQYRSREGRDEAVPIASTAWMGLVGIGALLALLSVVQVFRSPIVSDDKLVATKVLLAPDENFFNAVKIQAAKIESHSLTMTEQNNGPELRSDSWEGTFGDAQLKIQITQPLVGWWELSNGYRQLGWEVLDRDTVAATEDGIESDKDALSKPFIYARLRQQEPELLQSYLFFSSVDEHGKIGEAPTGFESLLKRLKRRMGFGNRETAVAMIQMWVISKDRLSSSDLLELRLAFVKYRSTLSDALKSSKNQVGIPDKIDIEIDSIETTFPNEITP
- a CDS encoding tetratricopeptide repeat protein; amino-acid sequence: MTEYLNPVKWMRWASQFTSNWFLSLPVRDLPKAALAVAVLGLLAICAIAANSESSDWRGRLLDRQLISAFERDDFGTAELVLNRKIRKTPDDPQLLFRLGLAKYAQDEKETAIDLMRLLVKSKRHDPAARWLLFNKFLNKDWSTFSDDDKTEFGQLLAMVHKEAPNEIAIKQVYAEYLIASKDYSKAIPLLDDLSRTQPMRGLQAAVLAREQGNDALADRLARRTLESVERLFEEEPNNVGLVVAVSQNQMFLNRYAEAVRTLEAGISRATKEEDKRILSAKMGDCIVMWVGEIEKASTTTEKERLRVLKMLQVALVFAPQNPRVLTLVADKVLATLNDDDEQIAAVRNALVSGSSPGIAHFIRGTAALMEGEVDRAQTSLSLAAKELPQSGAILNNLAVALSMQSEDNLERALKISDQAILQTINATPHFYETRGQILFRLKRFKEAIPDLERAVSVPSLAKNAHLSLAECYEQIGDDEIAEMHLEASKKEISDPAEEVSEANESTDGEAETSDAEAETAEAELETTETETADADSAQ
- the groL gene encoding chaperonin GroEL (60 kDa chaperone family; promotes refolding of misfolded polypeptides especially under stressful conditions; forms two stacked rings of heptamers to form a barrel-shaped 14mer; ends can be capped by GroES; misfolded proteins enter the barrel where they are refolded when GroES binds), with the translated sequence MPKIIAFDQEAREAIRRGVSKLARTVKVTLGPKGRNVILQKSFGSPTVTKDGVTVAKEIELDDVFENMGARMVREVASKTSDVAGDGTTTATVMAEAVFNEGLKAVVAGVNPIQMKAGIEAAVADITDKLHKMATKVKDKEAMANVATIAANNDREIGDLLADAMSKVGKDGVITVDEGKSLKTEQEWVEGMQFDRGYLSPYFVTDSAAMSVVLEDAYILVFEKKISNIKDMVPLLEKVVQQGKPLLIIAEDVDGEALATLVINRLRGTFTVCAVKAPGYGDRRKAMMEDIAILTGGQAIFEALGTKLETVDLPMLGRAKKIMVDKDNTTIIEGGGKSADIKARIDQIRREIENSSSDYDREKLEERLAKLAGGVAKVNVGAATESEMKEKKARVEDALHATRAAVEEGILPGGGVALLRASAAVKHAENMTEDQIVGYNIVIRACRAPLTMIAENAGQDGGIVCEKVLAGKGNDGYNALTDVYEDMVKAGVIDPTKVTRTALSNAASVATLLLTSDALVAEKPAGKKAGTGGDHDMY